One part of the Alosa alosa isolate M-15738 ecotype Scorff River chromosome 4, AALO_Geno_1.1, whole genome shotgun sequence genome encodes these proteins:
- the ppp4r2a gene encoding serine/threonine-protein phosphatase 4 regulatory subunit 2-A: MEIDTLTGAFNDFEKKGKKETCPVLDQFLCHIAKTGDTMIQWSQFKSYFLFKLEKVMDDFRASSPEQRGPANPNVEYIPYDEMKERILKIVDGYKGIPFTIQRLCELLTEPKRNYTGTDKFLRGVEKNVMVVSCIYPSSEKNGSSNMSRMNGVMLSGNSSIYTDRNVNGPGSPRILNRPSAKLSLSSPAATNGLPDSTESKDSPTESTEKALSDSSSSSSSSSEADSSHCSPMKNKHMAEDDEDDDSPEAERQEAKRLKFDKDELEDEEEEEEEEEEENGEEDEEEYEEGKFSPDPIGSEDSSSNTPQSSTDVANPSTESKAVEESASDQEPSSTQSEPLESADSKSEGEASPGPADSKESGVKTDQSEEPAPTAGPGVEERPESSGDPVSSSSSSSSSGGEEETSGDSSARADPSSPVEDSVSVSTSVVGSSLDSSETPSEEQMDQD; encoded by the exons ATGGAAATCGACACACTCACGGGAGCTTTTAATG ATTTCGAAAAGAAAGGGAAGAAAGAAACGTGCCCTGTGCTGGATCAATTTTTGTGTCACATTGCAAAAACTGGAGATACAAT GATCCAATGGTCCCAGTTTAAAAGCTACTTCTTGTTCAAGCTGGAGAAGGTTATGGACGACTTCCGGGCGTCGTCTCCAGAGCAACGGGGTCCAGCCAACCCCAATGTGGAGTACATTCCCTATGATGAGATGAAGGAGAGGATACTGAAGATTGTGGATGGGTACAAAGG GATCCCCTTCACAATACAGCGCTTATGTGAACTCCTTACTGAGCCGAAGAGGAACTACACAGGGACAGACAAGTTCCTAAGAGGTGTGGAGAAG AATGTGATGGTGGTCAGCTGTATATATCCAAGCTCTGA GAAAAATGGGTCAAGTAACATGAGCAGAATGAATGGGGTGATGCTGTCTGGGAATTCGTCCATCTACACAGACAG GAATGTCAATGGGCCAGGCTCTCCTAGGATCCTGAACAGACCCTCTGCGAAGCTCTCTTTATCGAGCCCGGCGGCCACCAACGGCCTGCCAGATAGCACAGAGAGCAAGGACTCGCCCACGGAGTCAACAGAAAAAGCCCTCAG TGattcgtcgtcgtcgtcgtcgtcgtcatcaGAGGCAGACTCATCCCACTGCAGCCCGATGAAGAACAAGCACATGGCAGAGGATGATGAAGACGATGACTCTCCTGAGGCAGAGAGGCAGGAAGCCAAGCGGCTCAAGTTCGACAAAGACGAGttagaggatgaggaggaggaggaggaggaggaagaggaggagaatggcgaagaagatgaggaggaaTACGAGGAAGGCAAGTTCTCACCGGATCCTATTGGATCCGAGGACTCCTCCTCCAACACACCGCAGTCTTCCACGGACGTTGCCAACCCATCAACAGAGAGCAAAGCAGTGGAGGAGAGCGCTTCTGATCAAG AGCCATCCAGCACACAGAGTGAGCCCCTGGAGAGTGCAGACAGCAAATCAGAGGGGGAAGCCTCCCCCGGGCCCGCCGACAGCAAGGAGAGTGGCGTCAAAACGGACCAATCGGAGGAGCCGGCACCGACTGCTGGCCCAGGGGTAGAGGAGCGGCCAGAGAGCAGCGGAGACcccgtcagcagcagcagcagcagcagcagcagcggtggtGAAGAAGAGACGTCTGGTGACTCCTCGGCTCGTGCTGACCCCAGCAGCCCAGTAGAggacagtgtgagtgtgagtacaAGCGTGGTGGGGAGCAGTTTGGACAGCTCGGAAACACCGTCAGAGGAGCAAATGGACCAGGACTAG